A single window of Nicotiana sylvestris chromosome 3, ASM39365v2, whole genome shotgun sequence DNA harbors:
- the LOC104231074 gene encoding uncharacterized protein isoform X3 — protein MARLSTSCCFANPLITPNIPLISHSNTRSDYYKGNNPLRGQRFVTSASKSGGFSLKSGTGKNKKNGNIFERWKCFDCQGFGLKSCPVCGKGGLTPEQRGER, from the exons ATGGCTAGGCTTTCCACATCTTGCTGCTTTGCCAACCCTTTAATTACGCCAAATATTCCTCTAATTTCACACAGTAATACCAGAAGTGATTATTACAAGGGAAATAATCCACTAAGAGGCCAGAGATTTGTTACTTCTGCGTCAAAATCTGGTGGTTTTTCACTTAAATCA GGGACAGGAAAGAATAAGAAGAATGGGAATATTTTTGAAAGATGGAA GTGCTTTGATTGCCAAGGgtttggtttgaagagttgtCCAGTTTGTGGAAAAGGAGGACTAACTCCAGAACAACGTGGAGAAAGATAA
- the LOC104231074 gene encoding uncharacterized protein isoform X2: MARLSTSCCFANPLITPNIPLISHSNTRSDYYKGNNPLRGQRFVTSASKSGGFSLKSIVNRCENCGGQGAIECPGCKGTGKNKKNGNIFERWKCFDCQGFGLKSCPVCGKGGLTPEQRGER; encoded by the exons ATGGCTAGGCTTTCCACATCTTGCTGCTTTGCCAACCCTTTAATTACGCCAAATATTCCTCTAATTTCACACAGTAATACCAGAAGTGATTATTACAAGGGAAATAATCCACTAAGAGGCCAGAGATTTGTTACTTCTGCGTCAAAATCTGGTGGTTTTTCACTTAAATCA ATTGTGAATAGGTGTGAAAATTGCGGAGGTCAAGGTGCTATAGAGTGTCCTGGATGTAAG GGGACAGGAAAGAATAAGAAGAATGGGAATATTTTTGAAAGATGGAA GTGCTTTGATTGCCAAGGgtttggtttgaagagttgtCCAGTTTGTGGAAAAGGAGGACTAACTCCAGAACAACGTGGAGAAAGATAA
- the LOC104231074 gene encoding uncharacterized protein isoform X1: MARLSTSCCFANPLITPNIPLISHSNTRSDYYKGNNPLRGQRFVTSASKSGGFSLKSIVNRCENCGGQGAIECPGCKGTGKNKKNGNIFERWNKFCRCFDCQGFGLKSCPVCGKGGLTPEQRGER, encoded by the exons ATGGCTAGGCTTTCCACATCTTGCTGCTTTGCCAACCCTTTAATTACGCCAAATATTCCTCTAATTTCACACAGTAATACCAGAAGTGATTATTACAAGGGAAATAATCCACTAAGAGGCCAGAGATTTGTTACTTCTGCGTCAAAATCTGGTGGTTTTTCACTTAAATCA ATTGTGAATAGGTGTGAAAATTGCGGAGGTCAAGGTGCTATAGAGTGTCCTGGATGTAAG GGGACAGGAAAGAATAAGAAGAATGGGAATATTTTTGAAAGATGGAA TAAATTTTGTAGGTGCTTTGATTGCCAAGGgtttggtttgaagagttgtCCAGTTTGTGGAAAAGGAGGACTAACTCCAGAACAACGTGGAGAAAGATAA